The window GAGGGGCAGATCACGGTTGACGGCGCCACGCACGATCTGCCGAAGCCGTTCATCGTGTTGGCGACCCAGAACCCCATCGAGTACGAAGGCACGTTCCCGCTGCCAGAGTCGCAACTGGACCGATTCATGCTCCGCGTCCGCCTCGGCTATCCGAAGCGTGACGAGGAGATGCTCGTCCTCGACCGGCAGCAGCGGGCGCACCCGATTGAATCGCTGGAGCCGGTCACCAACGAGGCCGAGCTGCTGACCGTGCAGCGGGCCGTCCGCGATGTGACGGTGGACGACCTGATCCGCCGGTACATCGTGGATCTGGCGAACGCGACCCGCAACCATCCCGAGGTCTACGTCGGCGCCAGCCCGCGCGCGTCGCTCTCGCTGCTGCGGGCGGCGCAGGCGTTGGCGCTGCTGCGTGGCCGCGCCTACGTGCAGCCAGACGACGTGAAGGCGCTGACCGTCGCCGTGATGAGTCACCGCGTCATCGTGCTGCCCTCCGCCCGGTACAAGGACGTCACCGGCTCCTCGATCGTCGAAGAGATCACCGCGAACGTCCCCGTGCCCGGCAGCCGCGTCCCGGCTTAGCCGACGGCCTGCAGGCGGGGGGTGCGGTGGTGAACATCGAGCAGATCCGGCGGCGGCCAGTCGGCATTCTGGCGCTGCTCGTCATCACGGGACTTGTCGCGCTGGGCGGCGGCTGGTACCTGATGTTCTACGCGGCCTGGGCGCTGGCCTTTCTGCTGGTCATCGCCTACGCCCTCAGCTTCATCGGGCTGCGTGCGCTCTACTTCGAGCGCAAGACGCGGGCGTTGCGGGCCGAGGTCGGGTCGTACTTTGACGAGCGGGTCATCGTCGAGAATCGCTCGTGGCTCCCCAAGCTGTGGTTGGAGATCGAGGATCAGGGCCAGCACCCGGAGCACACGGCCAGCTTCGTGGTGTCGATGGGGCCGTACGGTCGGTTCGTCCGGCCGGTCCACACGCTCTGCCGCCAGCGGGGCGTGTTTCAACTGGGGCCGGTCTTCGCCCAGAGCGGCGACCCGTTCGGCATCTTCCGCCAGCGCCGCCAGATCGACGGCGTGAGCACGCTGGTCGTCTACCCGGTGGCCCTGCCGCTGACGCAGTTCGGCCGCGTCGATGGCGACCTGACCGGCGGTGCGCTCCAGGGTGAGCGGGTGCTGCACACCACAACCAACGTGTCCGGCGTGCGCGAGTACCTGCCCGGCGATACCTTCAACCGCATCCACTGGAAGAGTACGGCCCGCCAGCGGCAGCTCATGGTCAAGGAGTTCGAGCTTGACCCGTTTGCCGATATCTGGATCGTGCTGGACCTGGACGAGCGGACGATGGCCGGCTCGGGTGTCGAGTCGGTGGAGGAGTACGCGGTCACGATTGCCGCGACGCTCTCCAAGCACTTCCTGGACGAGAACCGGGCGGTCGGCTTCGTGTCGCACGGGTTGATGCTCTCGCCAGACCGTGGCATGCGCCAGCATCTGAAGATCCTCGAAGTGCTGGCGTTCGTGCGGCCGGCCCGCAACGCGCCCCTCGCCGAGTTGATCGTCGCGGAGCAGCGGCGGTTCAGCCGCACAGACACGGTCGTCGTCATCACCGGTTCGCGCGACGACGACTGGATCGGGATGCTGCGTGGGATGTGGATTCGGGGCGTGCACAGCCAGGTGGTGCTGATCGAGTCGAGCACGTATGCGCGCGGGGTCTCGTCCTCGGTGCCGGTAGTCAGCGGGCTGGCCGGCGCGCGCATCCCGACCTACATCGTCAAGCGCGGCGAGTCCATTCAGAAGTGCCTGGCCGCTCCGGTTCTCGGTGGCCGCGGCGCGGCGGTATGATGCCAGTGTCGGCTTCCGTCAAGCCGCCCGTTTCGTCCTCACCTTCATAACGTCGTTTCTGGCGCTGCCAGAGTCTCTTCCGCCCCTGCGGCCCTCGCGCCGCGCTCAGGAGTAGCACCTATGTCCTCGGCTGGACGCTATGGACCGCGTGAAGGCTGGCTTTCCGTCCTGCTCCTGGCGGCGGTGCTCTGGTGTGTCGTCCACTCGGTGTACGAGGCCGAGTGGGCGGACAACCTCGACCTGCTGGTCCCGCTGACGTGGCTGCTGATGGGCGTCGGCATCGTCGGCGCGAAGAGCGCACTGCGGCCTGCCGCCAGCCATGTGCTGGCCGTCATCATCGCCGTTGAGGCCATTGTCGAACGGTTCGGCAGCCGCATGACGGCCTCGACCTGGGAGGGTCGCCTCAACGAGCTGGCCTGGCACGTGGTCACCTGGTTCGAGACGGCGATGAGCGGCGGCAACAGCCGCGACAACGTCATGTTCGCGCTGCTGATGGCCACTGTGGGCATGATCCTGGGCTACGGCGCCGCCTGGCTCGTGTTCGCCAAGGGCCGTGGCGGGGTGGCCGTCTCGGTCTGCGCCTCGTTGCTCCTGCTCCACCTCTCCTACAGCTACAGCACGCTCAACTACCACTTCTACTTGCTGCTCTTCTTCGGGCTGCTGCTGCTGGTGCGCTTGGAGCTGTCGCGGCGGCAGCAGTTCTGGCAGACCTCCGGGTTGGCGGTGCAGGGGCAGGTGGTTCGCAACGTCGTCATGACGAGTGCTGGCGCCATCGCCCTCGTACTGATCCTGGCGCGTCAGGGGCCAGCCGAGCAGCCCAGCGAGCTGATGGAACCGGTCTGGTCGCGCTTCCTCGACGTCTGGCAGCGCGGCCAGAGCCACGTGGACCGTCTGTTCGGGGGCGTCCAGGGGCCGCCTGTCGTCGTGGTCGGGCTCGCGTTCGGCAACACGATGCAGCCCCGCGACAACTTCGAGCTTGGCTCGGGGCCGGTGCTGAAGATCGAAGCGCCCCGCGCGCGCTACTGGCGCACGATGAGCTACGCCGTCTACACCGGGCAGGGCATGGTCAGCGGCGACGTCTACGGCGACCGCTTCGAGGGTGACCAGCCGCTGCCGGCGCCGTTCGGGGCCACCGAGGCGCGCGAAGAGATCACCCAGCGGATCACGGTCCTGGCGAACCAGTCGAATCTGGTGTTCGCGTCGGATTACCCCGTGAAGGTGGACGTGCCGACGCTGGTCGAGTGGCGCGAGAACCAGGACGACCCGGCCGTGGTGCGGCTCGCCAGCATGCTCCGCAAGGGCCAGCAGTACACCGTGACCTCGTCGGCCTCCGTGGCGTCCGAGGATCAGATGCGGCAGGCTGGCGAGCAGTATCCGAAGGGCGTCGAGAAGTACCTCCAGCTTCCGCCGAGTGTGCCGGACCGGGTGAAGCAGCTCGCGCAGGAGGTCACAGCCGGCGCTCCCACACCGTACGACAAGGCGATCGCGCTCGAAGCGTACTTGCGGCAGATGTCGTATGAGACGCGCGTGCCGACCCCGCCCACCGACCGTGACTGGGTGGACTACACCCTCTTCGACGTGCAGACGGGGTACGCCGACTCACTGTCCACCTCGATGGTGGTGATGCTGCGCTCGCTCGACATTCCCGCTCGCGTGGTGACGGGCTTTGCGCCCGGCACCTTCGTCGAGGACGAGGGCGCGTTCATCATCTTTGAGAGCGAGGCGCACGCCTGGGTCGAAGTCTTCTTCCCGCGCCTCGGCTGGATCAACTTCGAGCCGAGCGTCATCCGCGATCTGCCGTTCCGCCCGACCGAGCAGACCTCGATCATCCTGCCGATCACCGACGGCAGCTATATGGGCGAGAGCCCCGATATGTACATGGATGATCCGTTCTTCGACGGCTTCGGCGACTACATCCCGCCGCCGCCCGAGCGCAACGACACGCCGTGGATCATCGGGCTCGGCGTCGTGCTCGGACTCGGGCTGCTGCTGGTGGCCGCCTGGTACGCCATGATGGCGCTCCTACGGCGCGGCCTTCGCGCCCTGCCCTGGCATGCCCAATGGTACGGCCAGTTCCGCCGGCTGGCGGCCTGGGCCGGGCTGGCAGGGCGGCCGTCGCAGACGCCGTTCGAGTATGCCGACTGGCTGGACGGCCGGTACCCTGGGACTGGCAAGATGGTCCGCCCGATTGCCGAGGTCTACGTGCACGGGGCGTACAGCGGGCAGGAGCCTGGCCCAGAGGAGCTGGCACGGGCGTCAAAGGCCTGGGAGCAAGTCCGGCGGCCGCTGGCGCGCCGGGTCTTCCTGCGCGGGGTGATAGCCGCGCGCGAGCGCTTTGAAGAGATCCGGGAGCGTGTCACGAAGCGTCAACGCGCGGCCTGAGCGTTTTTCGGACGCGCGTTCCTCGTACCTTGACACCCCCGCTGCTTTCCCCTACGATGCCGCACTATGACAGGTGATGCCGCGTCTGACGGAGCGCTTCTCCGCACAGCCCTCTACGATTGTCACCACGCCGCCGCTGCTCGCATGGTCGATTTCGGCGGCTGGGACATGCCCATCCAGTACAAGACGGGCATCCGTGCCGAGCATCTCGCCGTCCGCGCGGGCGTCGGCGTGTTCGACCTCTCCCACATGGGGCGGCTGTACGTGCGTGGCGCTGACGCCATGGCGCTGGTGCAGTGGCTCACCACGAACGATGCCAGCCGGCTGGCCCCTGGCCGCGCTCAGTACTCGCTGATCTGCGGCAGCGATGGCCAGATCCTGGACGACATCATCGCCTACAACCTGGGAGCTGAGATGCTCCTGGTCGTCAACGCCTCCAACCGGCTCAAGGTGCTGGCCTGGATCGAGCAGAACCAGCAGAACGGGCCGCTGGCCGGCCTCGACGCGAAGATCTACGACGCGACCGCCGAGACGGCGATGATCGGCTTCCAGGGGCCAGAGTCGGAGCGACTGCTCCAGGATCTCGTAGACGTCGATCTGAGCACGCTGCGGTACTACGCCGCGCTCTCGGGGACGGCGGACGGCAAGCCGGGGCTGATCGCACGCACGGGCTACACGGGCGAGGACGGCTTCGAGGTGATCGTGGCAGCGGCTGATGGCCCGAGCACCTGGAACACGCTGCTGGAAGGGCGCGGCGGCGTGACGCCGATGGCCTGCGGGCTGGGCGCGCGCGACACCCTCCGGCTCGAGGCCGGCATGCCGCTCTACGGGCACGAGATCGACGAAAGCTGCAACCCGTTCGAGGCGGGCCTGGGCCGGGTGGTCAAGCTGGCCAAGGGTGAGCTGTCCGGCAAGGCGGCGCTCGAGCGGGTGGCCGAAGCTGGCCCCGAGCGCAAGCTGATCGCCTTCGAGCTGACGGCTGGCGGCGTCCCACGGCAGGGGTACGCTATCCTCGACGCCGACGCAGCCGTCGGTCAGGTGACCAGTGGCAACGTCTCTCCGAGCCTCGGGACGCCGATCGGCATGGCCTACGTCCCGCTCCGCCTTTCCGAGCCAGGGACGGCGATCGCCGTCGAGATTCGCGGCAAGGCCGTGCCGGCGAAGGTCGTCACGCTCCCCTTCTACCCCCACAAGACCAAAAAGATCGCGGCGCCCTCAACGTCGCGAAGCTGACCGGAGGACGCCGAGTGGACCCGACAGATCGCCGCTATACCGAAGAACACGAGTGGGTCAAGATGGACGGCGACGTTGCCGTCGTCGGGATCACCTCCTTCGCACAGGATCAGCTGGGCGACGTCGTCTACGTCGAGTTGCCGAAGGTCGGCGACCGCGTGGAGGCGATGAAGTCGTTTGGCGTGATCGAGTCCGTCAAGACGGCGTCCGACCTGTACGCGCCCGTGAGCGGCGTGGTCGAAGCCGTCAACGGGTCGCTGACTGGCAGCCCCGAGACGGTCAACGACGCGCCCTACGAGGGCGGCTGGCTGATCAAAGTCAAGCCTGACAATCCAGCTGACATCGATACTCTGATGACGGCGCAGCAGTACGGCGAACAGGTCGCCGGATCGTAGCCTGAGCCGGTCGTAGCTCAACGAGGATAGACCACCCCATGGCGTTCGTTCCCCTGACAGCAGACGAGCGGCAGGCCATGCTCGAACAGATCGGCGTCGGCTCCGTCGCCGATCTGTTCGCGGACATCCCGGCCTCCGTGCGATTCCCCCAGCTGGATGTGCCGCCGCCGCTGACCGAGATCCAGACGGTCGCCAAGATGTCGGCGCTGGCCGCGAAGAACCAGCCGGTCGGCCAACTGGCCTGCTTTGTGGGCGCTGGCTACTACAACCACTACTCGCCGAGCGTTGTCAGCCACCTGATGGGGCGGTCTGAGTTCTACACTTCGTACACGCCGTATCAGCCTGAGGTCAGCCAGGGCACGCTGCAGTACTCGTTCGAGTTCCAGAGCCTTGTCTGCGACCTGTTCGAGATGGACGTGGCGAACTCGTCGGTCTACGACGGGGCGTCGGGGGCGGCCGAAGCGGTGCTGATGGCGCTGCGGATCTCGCGCCGCGACCGGGTGGTGCTGGACGGCTCCGTCCACCCTGAGCACCGCGCCGTCGTCGCGGCCTACCTGGACGGGCGCGGCATCGAGGTGGTGACGACGAACGTCGGCATCAAGGATGGCAAGCTCAACCGGCAGTCGGTGGTCGAGCAGATCGACGGCGAGACGGCCTGCGTGGTGATCCAGCAGCCGGACTTCTTCGGGACCATTCGCGATCTGGCGGCCATCGTTGCGAAGGCCCGCGAGGTTGGGGCGCTGGTCGTCTACGTGGTGGGCGATCCGGTCTCGCTGGGGCTGCTCAAGACCCCGGGCGGCTGGGACGCGGATATCGCCATCGGCGAGGGCCAGGGACTCGGCTTGCCGCTTCAGTACGGCGGCCCGGGCGTCGGCATCATGACCTGCAAGACGGCCCACCTGCGCCAGCTGCCGGGGCGGATCGTCGGCCAGACGACGGACCACGACGGCCGGCGCGGCTTCGTGCTGACGCTCCAGGCTCGCGAGCAGCACATTCGCCGTGAGAAGGCCACGTCGAACATCTGCACCAGCCAGACGCTGCTGGCGCTCGGCGCGACGATCTACCTCGCCGCGATGGGGCCGGCCGGCCTCAAGCAGGCGGCCGGTCTCTCGCACAAGCAGACCCGCGCGGTGGCGGACCAGATCCGCCGTGTTGACGGCTACCGCGTCGTCAACGACGGCCCGTTCTTCGACGAGATCACGGTGACCTGTCCGGCCGACGGCGACACGATGCGCCACGAGCTGGCGAAGCGCGGCATCATCGGCGGCTACGCGCTCGGGCGCGAGTACCCGGGCCTGGAGAACGCCCTGGTGCTGTGCGCCACTGAGATGACGACCAGCGAGGAGATCGACCGACTCGTCTCGGGTCTCCGCGAGATCGGAGGCGCGCGATGAGCCGCGACCGTAGCGAGCCGTTGCTGTCCGAGCTGAGCCGGCCCGGCCGGGTCGGCCACCTGCTGGCCGCTCCCGACGCCTGCGCCGACGCGACGCTGGATCTCCCGTCCGAGCTGCTCCGCGACGACCTGAAGCTGCCGGAGCTGGGCGAGCTGGACGTGGTCCGCCACTTCACGCATCTCTCGTCGCTCAACTTCTCCATCGACAACGCGTTCTACCCGCTCGGGTCGTGCACCATGAAGTACAACCCGAAGGTCAACGAGGACGTGGCCCGCATGGCGGGCTTCGCGGGGCTGCACCCGTACCAGCCCGAGGAGACCGTCCAGGGCGCACTGCAGGTGATGCTGGAGCTTCAGCAGCTCCTGTGCGCGATCAGCGGCTTCGAGACGGTGACGTTGCAGCCGGCGGCCGGCGCGCAGGCCGAGCTGTGCGGCATGCTGCTGATTCGGGCGTACCACCGCGCGCGCGGCGACACGAAGCGCACCAAGGTGCTGATCCCCGACTCGGCCCACGGGACGAATCCCGCAACGGCGGCGATGTGCGGCTACACGACGGTCTCGATCCCGACCGACGCGCACGGCAATGTGGATCTCAAGCGGATCAAGGAGGAGGCCGACGACACGACGGTCGGCCTGATGCTGACCAACCCGAACACGCTCGGGCTGTTCGAGCAGGAGATCCTCGACGTCACGAAGGCGATCCACGACGCCGGCGGCCTGGTCTACGGCGACGGGGCCAACCTGAACGCGATCCTCGGGGCCGTCAAGCCGGCCGATCTCGGGTTCGACGTGCTGCACATCAACACCCACAAGACGTTCTCCACGCCGCACGGTGGCGGCGGCCCTGGCTGCGGCCCGGTCGTGGCGCGCGGCTTCCTGGAGCCGTACCTGCCGAAGCCGGTCGTGGC is drawn from Chloroflexota bacterium and contains these coding sequences:
- a CDS encoding AAA family ATPase gives rise to the protein MDRRPSDVLQAVLENVEKVVVGKRTELELTIVALAGQGHVLIEDVPGVGKTVMAKSLARSLGCSFKRIQFTPDLLPSDVTGVSIYNQHSEAFEFRPGPVVAQVVLADEINRATPKTQAALLEAMEEGQITVDGATHDLPKPFIVLATQNPIEYEGTFPLPESQLDRFMLRVRLGYPKRDEEMLVLDRQQRAHPIESLEPVTNEAELLTVQRAVRDVTVDDLIRRYIVDLANATRNHPEVYVGASPRASLSLLRAAQALALLRGRAYVQPDDVKALTVAVMSHRVIVLPSARYKDVTGSSIVEEITANVPVPGSRVPA
- a CDS encoding DUF58 domain-containing protein: MVNIEQIRRRPVGILALLVITGLVALGGGWYLMFYAAWALAFLLVIAYALSFIGLRALYFERKTRALRAEVGSYFDERVIVENRSWLPKLWLEIEDQGQHPEHTASFVVSMGPYGRFVRPVHTLCRQRGVFQLGPVFAQSGDPFGIFRQRRQIDGVSTLVVYPVALPLTQFGRVDGDLTGGALQGERVLHTTTNVSGVREYLPGDTFNRIHWKSTARQRQLMVKEFELDPFADIWIVLDLDERTMAGSGVESVEEYAVTIAATLSKHFLDENRAVGFVSHGLMLSPDRGMRQHLKILEVLAFVRPARNAPLAELIVAEQRRFSRTDTVVVITGSRDDDWIGMLRGMWIRGVHSQVVLIESSTYARGVSSSVPVVSGLAGARIPTYIVKRGESIQKCLAAPVLGGRGAAV
- a CDS encoding transglutaminase domain-containing protein — encoded protein: MSSAGRYGPREGWLSVLLLAAVLWCVVHSVYEAEWADNLDLLVPLTWLLMGVGIVGAKSALRPAASHVLAVIIAVEAIVERFGSRMTASTWEGRLNELAWHVVTWFETAMSGGNSRDNVMFALLMATVGMILGYGAAWLVFAKGRGGVAVSVCASLLLLHLSYSYSTLNYHFYLLLFFGLLLLVRLELSRRQQFWQTSGLAVQGQVVRNVVMTSAGAIALVLILARQGPAEQPSELMEPVWSRFLDVWQRGQSHVDRLFGGVQGPPVVVVGLAFGNTMQPRDNFELGSGPVLKIEAPRARYWRTMSYAVYTGQGMVSGDVYGDRFEGDQPLPAPFGATEAREEITQRITVLANQSNLVFASDYPVKVDVPTLVEWRENQDDPAVVRLASMLRKGQQYTVTSSASVASEDQMRQAGEQYPKGVEKYLQLPPSVPDRVKQLAQEVTAGAPTPYDKAIALEAYLRQMSYETRVPTPPTDRDWVDYTLFDVQTGYADSLSTSMVVMLRSLDIPARVVTGFAPGTFVEDEGAFIIFESEAHAWVEVFFPRLGWINFEPSVIRDLPFRPTEQTSIILPITDGSYMGESPDMYMDDPFFDGFGDYIPPPPERNDTPWIIGLGVVLGLGLLLVAAWYAMMALLRRGLRALPWHAQWYGQFRRLAAWAGLAGRPSQTPFEYADWLDGRYPGTGKMVRPIAEVYVHGAYSGQEPGPEELARASKAWEQVRRPLARRVFLRGVIAARERFEEIRERVTKRQRAA
- the gcvT gene encoding glycine cleavage system aminomethyltransferase GcvT, with amino-acid sequence MTGDAASDGALLRTALYDCHHAAAARMVDFGGWDMPIQYKTGIRAEHLAVRAGVGVFDLSHMGRLYVRGADAMALVQWLTTNDASRLAPGRAQYSLICGSDGQILDDIIAYNLGAEMLLVVNASNRLKVLAWIEQNQQNGPLAGLDAKIYDATAETAMIGFQGPESERLLQDLVDVDLSTLRYYAALSGTADGKPGLIARTGYTGEDGFEVIVAAADGPSTWNTLLEGRGGVTPMACGLGARDTLRLEAGMPLYGHEIDESCNPFEAGLGRVVKLAKGELSGKAALERVAEAGPERKLIAFELTAGGVPRQGYAILDADAAVGQVTSGNVSPSLGTPIGMAYVPLRLSEPGTAIAVEIRGKAVPAKVVTLPFYPHKTKKIAAPSTSRS
- the gcvH gene encoding glycine cleavage system protein GcvH yields the protein MDPTDRRYTEEHEWVKMDGDVAVVGITSFAQDQLGDVVYVELPKVGDRVEAMKSFGVIESVKTASDLYAPVSGVVEAVNGSLTGSPETVNDAPYEGGWLIKVKPDNPADIDTLMTAQQYGEQVAGS
- the gcvPA gene encoding aminomethyl-transferring glycine dehydrogenase subunit GcvPA, producing MAFVPLTADERQAMLEQIGVGSVADLFADIPASVRFPQLDVPPPLTEIQTVAKMSALAAKNQPVGQLACFVGAGYYNHYSPSVVSHLMGRSEFYTSYTPYQPEVSQGTLQYSFEFQSLVCDLFEMDVANSSVYDGASGAAEAVLMALRISRRDRVVLDGSVHPEHRAVVAAYLDGRGIEVVTTNVGIKDGKLNRQSVVEQIDGETACVVIQQPDFFGTIRDLAAIVAKAREVGALVVYVVGDPVSLGLLKTPGGWDADIAIGEGQGLGLPLQYGGPGVGIMTCKTAHLRQLPGRIVGQTTDHDGRRGFVLTLQAREQHIRREKATSNICTSQTLLALGATIYLAAMGPAGLKQAAGLSHKQTRAVADQIRRVDGYRVVNDGPFFDEITVTCPADGDTMRHELAKRGIIGGYALGREYPGLENALVLCATEMTTSEEIDRLVSGLREIGGAR
- the gcvPB gene encoding aminomethyl-transferring glycine dehydrogenase subunit GcvPB: MSRDRSEPLLSELSRPGRVGHLLAAPDACADATLDLPSELLRDDLKLPELGELDVVRHFTHLSSLNFSIDNAFYPLGSCTMKYNPKVNEDVARMAGFAGLHPYQPEETVQGALQVMLELQQLLCAISGFETVTLQPAAGAQAELCGMLLIRAYHRARGDTKRTKVLIPDSAHGTNPATAAMCGYTTVSIPTDAHGNVDLKRIKEEADDTTVGLMLTNPNTLGLFEQEILDVTKAIHDAGGLVYGDGANLNAILGAVKPADLGFDVLHINTHKTFSTPHGGGGPGCGPVVARGFLEPYLPKPVVARRASGDRAGELFLDWDRPESIGKLKSFWGHFGVMVRALTYITLQGDQGIRDIGEAAVLNANYLRKKLDDLYDVPFDRICMHEFVASGRRQKQQGVRTLDIAKRLIDFNIHPPTVYFPLIVEEAIMVEPTEAESKDTLDRFVQVMRQIAEEVETSPELIHDAPHDQPVGRLDETTAARRPVLRWS